The genomic DNA CACTATCGGTGCACCGGCGCTGCTGCGGCACTACCAGGAACTGTTCGGCACGCGCATGGATGCGGCCGCGCTGCGCCGGCAGTCCGCTGGCGACCTGGCGGTGCTGTTCGATGCCGCCGCGGCGGTAGTCAGCCGCGCGCCCACCGCGGCGGCGCTGGACGACCTGCAGCGTATCCACGCCGAGCTGCTTGTGCGCGACATCCCGACCGCCCGCGGCTTCGACCAGGGTGTGATGTCCGCCCTGCTGGCCGCGCGCCGGTTCGACGCGGCGCGCGACTTTGCCGCGTCCCGGCCGCACCTGGCGGACCGGCCGGTGCCGCAGGTCGTCGATACGCTGGGGCCGACGTTCCAGGGCCGCAGCGTGTACACGTACGATGCCGCTGGCGACACACTGACCCGCGTGGCGCTGCCGGTACCGTCCGGCGTCGAACTGGTGATGGTGGTCGGCGCCGGCTGCCATTTCTCGGCCGACGCGCTGGCGGCGCTGCACGCCGATGCCGCGCTGCAGGCGCGCCTGCGTGCGGTCAACCTGGTCCTCGTCACCGATCCGCGCACGCCCGTCGCGACGGATTGGCTGGCCGGGTGGAATGCGGCCCATCCCGCCATGCCCATCCGCGTGCCCTTCAACGAACAGGAATGGCAGGCGCTCGACCAGGTGGGGGTGCCCGCCTTCTACCTGTTCAGGAACGGCAAGCGCATCGGCCAGCAGCTGGGTTGGCAGGCGGACGGCAAGGCCGCGCTGTCCCGGCTGATCGACGCCGCCACGCGCGGGGCGCGCCCAGCCGGCCAGGCTGCGCGCCTTCAGTCCCGTCCCGCCGCCTGATCCTCGCGCGCCGCCTTGCGCCGGATCTGCAAGGCCCGGTCGGTGACGCCCAGCCGCTGCGCCGCGCGCTGGTTGTTGTCGCCTTCCTGCTCCAGCACGATGCGGATGGCGAGATCGGCCGCGGCCTGGCCAAGGCGCGCCAGGCTGACGCCGCGGTCCACGGCATGGCGGATGGCGTCGCAAAACGGCTGGTCGGGCCAGGCCGGCGCGCCGTGCAGGCGCTCGTCCGGCGGCACGTCGCCGATCGTCAGCGGGCCCGGTCCCGCGTGGCGGTACCAGATGCGCGCCACCGTCTGGCGCAGGTCGCGCACATTGCCCTTGTACTCGCGTGACAGCAGGTATTCCCGCACGGCCGGGTCGAGCGGGCGGCCCTGGCCCTTCGGGTCGAGCTGGCGCAGGAAGTGCTCGACCAGCGGCAGGATGTCGCTCTTGCGCTCGCGCAGCGGCGGCGGGCGGCAGCGCCAGGCGGCGATGCGGTAGTACAGGTCGGCGCGGAAGGTGCCGGCCGCCACGTCCGCCTCCAGGTCGCGGTTGGTGGCGCACACCAGGCGGAAATGGCTGGGGTTCCAGATATTGCTGCCCACGCGCTTGTACTTGTGCTCCTGGATCACGCGCAGCAATTGCGCCTGCAGCGGCAGCGGGAGTTCGCCCACCTCGTCCAGGAACAGGATGCCGCCATCGGCCATCGCGAAGGCGCCATCGCGCGCATTGGTCGCGCCCGTGAAGGCGCCGCGCTCGTGGCCGAACAGCTCGGAGCCGGCCAGCTCGGGCGACAGGGTGGTGCAGTCGAGTACCGTCAGCTCGCCGGTGGTGCCGGACAGTTTATGGATCAGCTGGGCGATCAGGTCCTTGCCGGTGCCCGTCTCGCCCGTGATCAGCACGGGCGACTGCGTGAACGCCGAGACCTCGACCACGCTGTGCACCAGCGCGCGCCACACCGGGCTCTCGCCCACCAGCCAGCCCTGCACGGCAGTGGAGGCCATCAGGCGCTGCACGGCGTCCCAACGCTGCAGCCGCGCGACGATCTGCTGCGCGCACAGTTCGGCCGAATCGAACGGCAACAGGTCGGTCGCGCCGGCATCGAGCATGCCCCACATGGCATCCGGCGCCAGCGGCTCTGGTGCGCAATCGACGGCCAGCACGGCGGCCTGGCTGGCCAGTGCCTGCACCGCCTGCAGCCGGTCGGCCGCGCCGCCGCAGCCGCCGCACAGCAGCACGCCGAAGCCGCGCGCGGGTTGCGCCTGCACGGCGATGCCGGCGGCATCGAGGGCGTCGCGCAGCAGCGGTTCGGCGCCCTGGGCCGGCGTGCCCAATGTCTGCATCCAGATCGACAGCGCCATCGCGACCTCACGCACCAGCATCCACCGATTCAATATAGCAGCGCCAACGCCCGTCTACCTGTATTAATTAGCAGCTCCCGGGTCACGAATTTGTCGCCGAGTGTATCGCGGCCGTTCGGAACACCGGGGACAGGCACCGATCTGCGGGTCGGAGACCCGCAGATCGGTGCCTGTCCCCATGGGTCACGATGGTGCAAGAAAAAAGGCGGCCAAGGCCGCCTTTCCGTCCGATGCTGCAAGCAAGCCTTATTGCTTGACGCAGTCGACGAAGTAATCGCGCTTGCCATTGACCTCGCGCTTGACCAGGCC from Pseudoduganella armeniaca includes the following:
- a CDS encoding sigma-54-dependent transcriptional regulator: MLVREVAMALSIWMQTLGTPAQGAEPLLRDALDAAGIAVQAQPARGFGVLLCGGCGGAADRLQAVQALASQAAVLAVDCAPEPLAPDAMWGMLDAGATDLLPFDSAELCAQQIVARLQRWDAVQRLMASTAVQGWLVGESPVWRALVHSVVEVSAFTQSPVLITGETGTGKDLIAQLIHKLSGTTGELTVLDCTTLSPELAGSELFGHERGAFTGATNARDGAFAMADGGILFLDEVGELPLPLQAQLLRVIQEHKYKRVGSNIWNPSHFRLVCATNRDLEADVAAGTFRADLYYRIAAWRCRPPPLRERKSDILPLVEHFLRQLDPKGQGRPLDPAVREYLLSREYKGNVRDLRQTVARIWYRHAGPGPLTIGDVPPDERLHGAPAWPDQPFCDAIRHAVDRGVSLARLGQAAADLAIRIVLEQEGDNNQRAAQRLGVTDRALQIRRKAAREDQAAGRD